The Coffea eugenioides isolate CCC68of unplaced genomic scaffold, Ceug_1.0 ScVebR1_2123;HRSCAF=3095, whole genome shotgun sequence genome segment TGGCTACCCCTTATTGTTAATTGATCAGGCTAAATTGAGCTACGGGAAGTGCGTATAAGGAAAGAGGCTGCCTAAAACCATGGAATGCGCTTCAAATATCAGGCTTCCGGTCATAAATTTAACGGAGGAAATCCTAAGATCCGGAAAAGATTCTTGGACTGAAGCGCGAAACATTGTCACACGGGCATTTGAAGAGTATGGCTGTTTCATAGCTGTTCATGATAAGTATCCTTCAGAGGTTAGTGATTCCATGTTCTCTGAGCTGCAAGATTTGTTTAACCTCCCGTTGGAGATTAAAGTCCGAAACACTTCTCAAACTCCCCTCATTGGTTATGCTCGGCCAAGACCCAACGTGCACCTCTACGAAAGCCTGAGCATTGAAGATGCAACAAATCTTGAAGCAGTCGAGAAGTTCGCAAATCAGATGTCGCCCTCCAAAAATAACCATTTCTGGTAAACTTGTTTCCATTAATATGTAATTCTTCTTATAGTTTATTGCTACTATGCATTATTCATATCCTAAAtgcttaccttttttttttaatatttttttttttttttgaatatgcCCTCCCACGACTAGCGAACTGTTTCATTGCTATGCAAATCAAGTAGCAGAATTAGATAAAATGGTGAGCAAATTTGTGTTTGAAAGCTATGGTGTGGAGAAGT includes the following:
- the LOC113756252 gene encoding probable 2-oxoglutarate-dependent dioxygenase AOP1.2, which translates into the protein MECASNIRLPVINLTEEILRSGKDSWTEARNIVTRAFEEYGCFIAVHDKYPSEVSDSMFSELQDLFNLPLEIKVRNTSQTPLIGYARPRPNVHLYESLSIEDATNLEAVEKFANQMSPSKNNHFCELFHCYANQVAELDKMVSKFVFESYGVEKYHESHVGSVTYTVRLIRYRVPEQNEVNVGVAPHTDKNFITILQQNEADGLEVQLKNGSWIPIDFPPSSVVVMAGDVFSVRYFLFCH